From Mastacembelus armatus chromosome 9, fMasArm1.2, whole genome shotgun sequence:
AAAGCTCTAAAGTGAAGCTGGCCACGGACAGATGCTACCCATCAGAGGAATATGTGGCTCAATTACTGGGAGCCTAAATTGAAAGTGATAGTGATTTAAGTCTTCCCAATACGCCATGCCCATTCTGGCAAACAGTCTTTTCAAGGGGCCCTTTTAAAAAAGACCCTGCTGGAGTGTGTGCGACACAGGCGTACCATTGATTTTCAGTAACATCCCCTAATGACCTGGCCACGGTTTGATCCACGCTGTCATTATGGGCTGGTACCATGGGAGAGGATCGGTGGGTCTCTCAGCACACAGCAGCAAGATGAGTAGCTGGGGCATTATCAGGATGAATTGGCTGTCTCTAGACAAGCGGCAAGCACAGCCGAGGTCTTGTCAATAACGGGATGGGGCGCCTCAGGGCTCCCTCTGTGGCCCACTCCAGAGCGCCTTCCGGCCTCATTAGAAAAGCAGATGAGTGGTGTGCATGAAGAGAGAAGATGtatgagaagagagaggagcCTCTCCTCAACCATCCGATAGCCTGCCTCCCAGGCATTGCTCTTCTTAATGAGTACAGACCGCAGGTCAATATGCCGCTGTGCTGCCAGTCAATACCGGTtacctgcaacacaaacactcaaaACCTGCTTTCATACAAAATCAATGTCCTATTAGTCCCTCTCTGTATTGCCTTCACCCAATCTCATCGATCCCCTCTGAAGAGCTCTGCAGCCCATGTATGACAGATTATGGTCAAATGATCTGATGGCTGTGGCTACTCTTCCAGCCAAGTCTGTTGCCTCTATGATTTCAGAGTAACAGCTTGATATCAGATGAGCAAATACTCTAAATGCTGAAAACTGAGGCACAAGCGTTATTGGCAAACCTATCAACTTCACATTAACATTACACTCAGAAAGTTTGTCTTACAGACTATTTTGATATTTGTAGTCAGCAATGACAATTATAAAAAAGATTAAAGACAAGCAACAAATGCATGACATTAGGTCCAAACTTTATTCCATACATTTTAAACCATgaatgttcattttcatttttttttttgcacgcCTAAAACTCTACTTGTTTTGTATACAAGAGTCtaagaaaaacaactgcacAACACCACAAGGTTGACAGAGAAAGTCCTTTTGCTGCCCACTAAAAAGTGTCCTTCGTTTCTGTCTGGGGCTGGTCCAGTTTGTGACGTGGAAGTCTTTAACAATTCCGTCATTACTTCATTGGTAAATATAGACATGTGTTAATCCAAGTTTCTCTCAGTATCACCAGTATCGTCTGCTCCCTCCAGGTGATCTCTTCATTAGGGTGCTGTGTGCTGCTTTGCATAGATTGCAGATGATCCTTCTAGGCGCCCTTACAACACCCACCTGGCATACTTCCCATCCATTGGCGAGGCTTGTCTGTTACCACGATATTCATGAGGGAAGTGATTCCCcatgtttcatttaattttgtttttctagaaaTGGTTAAAAAGCCTAATAAATTTACACAGTAATTTTGCAGCGAATGAATATCAACAAGTTATGTACACCAGTTTTCTTTACAGAGACTGAACAAAGACCtcataatatatatttatctgCATATCTCAAAggcaaaacaaatgaacaaaacaaattggTAATGTAATATTGTACATTGTCATCATTGAGGATATCCTGGTACCATGAGGTTAAATTACTGAAGGTTGAAGCCAAAATCCAGTCTTTACAGTGGGTCATAATGGATATGTCTCACAATCAACTGGGATAAATATAGTAAAAGGTGTGGCTAATgcacaaaatacataaaattcaTAGAAATGATATCTATACATGGAACAAGGATAGGAAATGTACAAACTCATTTCAGGACCTCTCTTTCCGCACAAAGCTGAAAAAAGTATTggattaatatattaataattatcAAATATTTAAGTCGgatataaacatacacatatttgtGTTCTCTTTACCGACATTATTCAACCTCCAGTCCGCTAAAAATAAAGTCATGGCATGTGCTTAATCAGCCTTACACACCTCTACTTTGTACAATCATACCCTTTCCCTTAGGGAGTTTTGCTCTTCTCTGGTGAAGAGCAGTGCATTTTGTTCACAAGAAGCTTTAGATTTGGGGAGTGAGGGGTGTGAGTGCATCTAGTAAGACATAGTGCACTTTTCTAAGAAGCTACCGAGCCTCTACCTCTTTGGGGTTGCGAGATGGGGAGTAGTCCCGTGGGTCCTGTGTGGAGGTGAGGGGTGTAGTCCTCCTGGGTGAGGCTGGCCTGGCGCTACCAGCTGGCACAAGGGGTGGGGGAGCACTGAGAGCAGCAGTTGGAGGTGTTCTGTTCAGAGGGCCATTGTGTCCAGTGGAAGGGCTGAGTCTAGGGTAGGGCATGCCGCCTAGGTGGGGCATAAAGGGGGGCATGTGGGGTAGATGGCCCTCCATGGGGGACTGGTGCAGCTGATGGAGACGTGCCCTGTCCAGTTCCTCCCTCAGGTGAAGGCGCTCTCGCTCCTCCGCCTGCTGTCTCATTCTCTCATGCTCCCTGCGCACCTCCAATAGGTGCTCGTGGTGAGAATAGTCATGAGCCTCCCTCTCGCGGTAGGCGCGTTCCTGTTCATACACACTGGGGAAGCGATGTCCTTGCTCAGCTCTGAGCTGAAAGTCCATTCGCCGCTGCAGGTCCAGGCTGCGGTAGGCCTCTCTAAGAGGGTCCCAAGGGAAGGCCGGGTGGGGCAGTCGCTcccttcctgccagaggactcaCTCCCATGAAAGGAGCCATGCGAGCACGGTCCAGTACATTAAGGCTGCCCATCTGGGGCATTGCACTCATGGAAAGGGGCAGAGAGTGAGTCATGGGGACACCATGTAGGCCAGGTGCTGGGATGTCACTGCCACGCGGTGAGGGAAGAGGGTGCTGCTGAGACAATGGTGGGTGGTGGTGATGTGGATTTGCAGGCTGGCTGATGGGAGTGGGGAGAGCTTGGGGTGGTGGTTGTGGGGCGGGCTCGGAACTCACCACCAtgacctcctgctcctccttcctctcctccttaaTCTTCATGTCATTTTTCACCTTGTGGAGTAGGTCTGCAGGTGGGGGCTCTTTCCTCTCGCTGTCCTTGAGTGTAGGTGGGGGCCCACCTGCCATCTTCATGTTCTGCTCATTGATCACTGCCTTGGAGTATGGAGAAGGAGAGCGTTGAGCGGATTTGATGGCGTCTTCGGAGGGTCTCCTCTCTAGCATCTCCTTGCCAGGTGAGCGGCTTTCTTTCACCTTCACGTCAGCCAGTGTGGATGATTCTCTGTGGCGCTCTAACAGCTCCTTCTCCGTCTCACGAACCCGATCTACACTGCCACTGTGATGCCGACCTGAATCACTAGAGTTCTGGCTATTTGAGCGAATCAGGCTACTGATCTGGTAGCTAACTGGTGCAGATGCCGGTGAAGAACGGTTGGAGTGCCGGCTGCGATCCACTGAATCCCTGTAATCACATAATACAGCAGTTTAGGATGTACCAGAAAAAGCAAGTATCATGTACTGTAGGTGGTCTGTATAGGCTTGATTTAACTAGATAAAATTTCCAAATAAAATCTTGTTTATAAAATTATTAACTAATTCTACCCTTTTGTTGTGTGTAAAATGATCAGATCTGTAATCTTCTTGGGGGAAAACACATAATCCTTTGAAATAATGCAGTCAAATGTCGGGTCAGATGTGATGACAACAAACAGTAATTGTATTACTgctgaaataatatttttctctGACTAAATTGAAAGCCTAGATCCTCCAAATAATCCTCAGAAAGTAGATAAAAAAGCAAACCAACTTGTCTTTatccttttcctctttcccaATGGACgcatctcttttctctctttcccgctccctttctctctctcgttcCCGttccctctctcgctctctctcatgGCTGTTGGCTGAGCTGCTTCTCTCAGTGTCTGCGGTTTTGGGCCACTGTGGCGGGGTAGGGAATGATGGCGGGGTGCGTCGAAGTCTGTTCCAGGTGTCATGGTGGGGGCTGCCAAATGTGGGCAGTCCTCCTGGTCCCTCCTTGGTGCCAAACACACTATTGGACCCTGGAGGAAAAGGGGGAGACAGGCATGGGACCCACTGTAAGTTAATTGGGCACAAAACCTTCTTGAGGACACATAAGAGGAGAAAGACTCAACAAAAgctgcttttgtctttgtctctggaGGTTCTCTCACTGAAGCTGTTTGAAAGAGTTAGAGGTTAATGGCTCCCcccaccagaaaaaaaaaaactcatttgcTTTTGAACTAAAGGgcttctccccctctcttttttGCACTGGATGAACAGGGAAGACTCGCTTGCCCTCTAGAGTTTAGGGCTGTGAAAAGCCAAGGGAGACCTTATAATTCCACGGCATGTCCTACTCCTATCACATCCATTTTCACAACAGGGCGACCAATTTGGCACACAAAAATAGAAGGgatgaagaaaaagaatgaaaggcATAAAGAAAAGGATGTAGCAGGAAAGGAAAAGCCCTCCATGGTGGTGCAGAAGGGGCTTGTCAAATAATTAATAGATGAATTGCCAACAAACAGCAGACCTGAGAGTGCCTGTTGGCAGAAGCACAGCCAGATTAAAGCCAGGCTGTTGGGGACATGGTGGGTGGGTGAAATGGAGGCGGGGAGGAGGTTTGCTGTACTGTGTTGTACTGCCTTGTTGGGCCTCCCTCGGCTAGCGCTGCTTTGACACAGAAACTAGAGCTAAGTgtcttgatttttttcctcccctcctGGCTTTCCCTGTGGTCTAACGCTGTCTTGCTCTGTTCTGTCACTGGCCAGATTGAAGGGGgcagtggtggaggaggaggagagggggccAGCGCTTACCAAGCGAGGGGTTGCCTAATCCTCCGAAGGCACTGCTTGAAAGGTTGCCGAGGCCGCCAAAGGAACTGGAGCGACTGAAAGGATCTGCAAAATGCCAAACAGGGATTAGCAAAAGGGGGGGCTGGCTAGCAGTGCACACCCCAACACCAACCCGTTCCACTCGGCTTTTCTCTTACAAGCgagctgttgttgttgtttttttttttttttttatagcgCTGCTACCCTAGTTCTCTGCCTGATAACTCTGCAGTCACCAAGTCTCCTGGATGGTGGATTCATTGCCACTAACTGGAGTGGAGTCTCTGACCCTGCTGGGGGTAGTGGAACAACACTGCTTGATGGGGAAATTAGTTTTGAGCTACTGGTGCTAAGCTGAAAATGGACTGTGGTAGGCCAGGGGAATTAGAACCTGTAAAAGTTAGGCTAGAAAGACCATAATGATTTAACTGGAGAATGACTGTTTGATAGGCTCCACTGATACAGGCTATAGCCTCCAAATTTCTAGTAATATCACAAATGTTTACCCTGAGAAGCCAGTGTACAGCATCCATCAAATTATACTTAGCAGTCCCATTTTAATTCCACAAGAATTGTTGAGAAAATGCAGAACTTATTAACAGATTGAGGTTTAAGGATTTTTATAGCTGCCTCACACATGAATTCTCTGGACAGGAAAATTTGATTCCTTCCTGAGTGCACTGTGCATTCAGAAGCACAAAATCAATTGACTCAAGAGATTGTTCTATGAAATCAGCCTCCCACTCTGAACCTATCTCAGGTTGAATGGTTGTAAGTAAATGAAtgagtaaaaataattaaattcacAAATAAATCCAGCAACATGAACTATCCTACACCTGTAAAATATAGAGTTAACTTCACAAGCTCATAAAAAAGCATCACTGCAGCACTGTAGCACTGCATGACGTTTGTCCGAACAGGTGAGGGTTGAAAAATAGAACTGGAGGCTGAATACTAGGTAGCAATATCCTTTCTATTACTCCAAACAGAGTTATTTAAGGCTATGCTCTAAATCATACAGTCTTATTATACAATGACAACACTCTCCATTACCATGGCCTACAAGTTTGCTCAAGAAGTGTCTCCAAGTGAATACAATTGCCAAATAAATTCCACAATAACCTTGAAAAGCACCTgacaacaaaaccacaaatatctAGGCTTCACATTATTGGTGGCTTGTAATTTCGTTATAAAATGAGCACcagggaaagagacagagaatgtgagagagacaaagatgagataaataaataataaaatatcacaACATGGGTTACTTACACTTACCTGCCAAATGGCTAGGAGGCAGGAAGCCGCTGGGGTGTGGGGCAGGGCCGTAGGGGGAAGGAGCTGGGTGGCCAGAGCCtatcagagcagagaggaaataACAGTGCTGTTATTATCTATCAGAAACTTTCTTACTAGGCATGCAGAATGAGACCAAAATTTTATCTACACCAACACAATTCTGACCCCTATGATTAGCCAGGAATAAAAATTTGAAATTGAGTAAATCTAAATTACTTTTCTGCACTCACAAACCTAATATACATGTAAACTGGATGGGTTTAAATGGCATTGACCAAATTAGCAAGTGATATTTTGCTTTTAGTGCAGCTgctccatgtttgtgtgtaagccTATAGCTGCTCATTGAGGTCAGTTTCTGACTGTGCAACAAGCTGGCCTCTTTCACAAAACACTGTTACCATCACCCGTATTCCATGAATTGTTAATGAAAGACCCAATTACAGGAGTGCCTCTGACACACCACTGCATAATTACTAGTCAAAGGCCGTTTGCCTCTCTGTTGCCCTCTAACGCAGGGCAAATCAGTCAATTACCTAACTGAGAGTCATCCATATTCATAGACGTATCTGACTCTCTTTACTGGCAAAACATTTACCACAAAAGAACTATAATTAAATGAACATTacatgagaggagagaaaaaagccATTTCATTACAGTGGAGGAACAATTTCGACATGCAGCTGTAGTAAACGCTCTTTtgcataaagacaaaaatgctaCAGCAAGCCTCTGAGAATAATTTGAGTGTTTTGAATGATTTGTCTTGGAAGGTACACTGAGACTTTACTGACCTGTGGAAGAGAAGAGAGGCCGTGCCAAGTCGTGAGGGTATGGGAATCCTGGAAAGACTCCTGGAGCTGGTGGTCGACTGAACAAGTCCAGCTTCCCATTCATGTCTAGTTTGTGAGGATCCAGCTGCATTTGCTATAGTCAAGAAAGGCAGAgacaagaggagagaaaaagaaaattaggtTGATATGCAGCAGTGCCAAATATTTCCAACAACAGAATGAGAGGGATTTAGCCTCAGCTGCACTGGGTGAGAGATCAGAGGAAGACACATGCATCAACAATGGCTTCATGTATTCAATTCTGGCCGGTTGTGTTATAACAAATATATGTAAGCTGATTAGGGACACAAAATCCATAGTAACGAGGGTTCAGAGCCCAAGAAGGACTGACACCACTGGGCCAGTGGCATTAGCATAGGATCTCCATGGCGAGGCCACTTTACAATCAGAGGACACGAGCACTTTCTGCCCAAGTTCACATGTTGCATTTTGGTCACAACTATTACTTCAACAACTTTCTGTGTTTCTAAATGTGATGATGATCTGCCCTTTTCTCTTGAAGTGGAGTGAGCCATGCATAGTCTTTATTTAGATGTAAAGAATATTTAACAAGAGGAGatggcttttttgtttttggattttgtATTGttattaacttttacagcatactgCCTGTCCCACCCacactctttctctgtctttctctagCAACACAAGTACAAATTATTTTAGAGGTAAAGATCTAACTATGACGTACTGTACTTTTATTCAGTAAGTATGTTATTTAGCTCATTATTCCATTACCAATATACTTTATCTGGTTTTACATGACAGCAAGAGTCCTGAAAGACATCATTATCCATCTCACGCACCTTCATTTTCTGCTGGTGGTGGTAGATCTGCCATGCGATCTGGACATGCACTGCACACCACTTGCCAGGTTTCTAAAAATTTAGAGAGAAACTGAGGTTAGCCTGCTGGCTCGATATGGGGAGCTAAAAATGGATTCTGGCGTTGAGATTTTCTGGCCAAACTACAAAGTGGGAAATTTCAACCAGGCAAAAGATTAAGAAACTCTAACCCTGACTTTAACCCAATAGAGTCCTCAAAGCTAACCTTAAATGTAGCCAAAACTCTGAAAGAATTGTTGAAGCATTTGCTGTTTTAGACTTTGTGGCCTGGCCAGAGAGATGAACAACCAAAAGATGAACAAGGCAACTACTCACCCTAACAGATGTCCTGAATGGATCTGTTATCTGTACAGACAAACGGGAAATCATTATCATCAGCAACAGAGACAAGCAGCCAGTTCTACAGAGCTCCACAGAGGCTTTACATGCATTCAATTCTCAGATATTTACAACACGTGTGTGGCTTTCAGCAGAACGAACAGAGCAAGAGCAGACTGCTTCAGAGAAGTCCTGATGCTTACCCGGGGATCTTTCTGTAGGAGTGTGTGAGGTACTGCTCCAGGACGTGCTGCTACGTCAATAGGATTAGATGCCTGACAGAGAGGCAAAGGAAAGAGATACATGATCACCAGATCAACAGCAGTTAGAActttgagaaaaagaaagaaagaaatcaaaccTGTTACACACTGTTTACTACTATATGCACAGAGGAATTTGACTCATACAGTGGTTCTACAATGGGAAGGTGTCCTCAAGGAATAATCCCAGTTTATCTGTCACTATTATGTCCCAACAAATATTTGCACATACAAACTACTAGTATGGGATTAAATCCTGTGCGTTGTGTTCATGCAGTAAGTAAGAAAGACTAAATCCACTATTAGATTGATCGAGAGATGCCAGCAACACTCTAAACTTATAAACTCAGTGGCACTATAGTTCAATAATCCTCTACCACTGCTACTATATGCTTGACATCATAGATAAAACTGCAGTGATGCTGCAGGCATTGAGTTATCCTAGAGTAACACATCTCTGATCTCCTCCTTAAGTTGTTGGAATACAAGTGCCTAGATCAGACTTATTAATCCATCCCTGTATCGGGGATAGGAATATCCTGCGGGGTGACCTGGGTCACCAGTCCCCACAAACAAACACGCATCCCAGGCCCTTCCCCCTAAGCTCCTCTCCAAGAATACTTAGCAGCGGCTTTGGATGCATAAGACTGTTCCTTGAACCATCTGGATGGGGCCTTCGACAAAAGGGTCTCCCCATTACAGAGCCTGCTGGGAATAGGGCCAGCGGATTTAGGCCAGCTTTGATTAGTAGCTTACACTGGGTCAGAGCTGCTGGGCATCTGCCAGACATACTCACACCCCTCCCACCCCTTCTCATCCTCTGCATCCCCACTGCCCCTGaatcttctctcctctgctcttctaaacagacagacatggttttgttattgtttagGATGACCTGTCAAAGCTCTGTTCAGCTCACAACCCTGGTCCAGGTCCTGTCAAGTCTGACAGTGcattataatgactttatcttgGATGGAgtgatgtttattgttttacatcTTCACTGTACAgatctctgctgctgttcttaTCCAAAACAGACAGTGGAAGGAATTTCCTGGgataaaatataatgaactgTAGTGCAGTGTGTaaccaaaacttttttttacagataTACCATTGAACATTTATGTTAAAACACATATAGAGGATACTGTGTATCTGCTCACCTGCCTGAGATACTTTTAGTGTTTGTTGAGAAAACATTCAGGCATGTGGTTTAGAGCTAATTGCACACAGTATATTACATATCAGATTTTTCCATTTCCAGtcttttccttatttgtttttaataaatccaTAGAGTTGACTGTGTTTACCCATTTAAATACCTACATATCttcatatacatttatatttttacactgGCAAAAAATGACTATTTGAATATGTATGATTTGAATAAAGAACTCaacttgcattttaaaattcCATTTTGCCTTTTGTGTGCTATTATCGAATTTCTGTTCCAATCGTATAACAACTTGCATGGTTTACTGTATGCTTTCTTAAATTCACTGCATGTCTGTAGCTCATGGGTCGAGGGTAGAGATATGGGGCTGACCTTGGGCTGGAAGGCTCCTTGCAGTGAGCTGAAGGGTCCTGAGTGTGGAAGCAGCGGGGGCATGCCTGGCATAGTAGGAGGATAGGAGGGGAAGAACTAGGGAGAAAAGAATgggagacacaaaaagacacaaaacaaaatcataagAAAAGTACAGGGACAGaagcatatgcacacacacaaccaccgTAATAAATGCTGTCATGGCAACAttcaaatatgtcaaatatttgaTTTGCCAAGTGCaaataacaaatttaaattcaaatgacAAAAGACAAACTCACGTTTGAATGTCTGATGAAAGGATTGTCCAGTTTGGGAGTGTATTTGTCGAACTGTAAGAAATAAGAGGGAAAAGCA
This genomic window contains:
- the fbrsl1 gene encoding autism susceptibility gene 2 protein isoform X2 produces the protein MDGKLKQGRRCRSKRERVRRLREAGSRDARSPDPNSSCSDREGHSPGRDAASLPGKKAPHPAAAARAPRPPRRKRRESSSQEEDIIDGFAIASFTSLDRLEKKTGLVKTQEKKERWKEKKVVKRQKKEDEEVEEEEENVQPVVDPLENGFLHHAQREQERMNERLLKRTYSKKNKMIKPLALRPVKVSEDETVQELSRPHRSNSKEQLSESSTHSLSGRGYSVQPAAVALLKCDSESDIDDKVSDVGSEKLFSPTTPKGVPANESPDSKTCSSAKVSGLQRSQEQSNSEVPFVPPIPSPTPASAPTGSPAPAAAAAPPEPPRLRIPTPPPLSIKKEQQPPPPVPTPALLRAPPHPQPHPPHPHSHQESCVLPPQQHHARPVISHQVHHPLQYNSLHDISHSSSPVGLPKQHLPPSPHHHISGLPSSAPSLPLSIANLSTSHYSSLRSPAHRHPAMFATPATLPPPPTLPTNSLVVPGHPAGTPYPEHDLLRQELNNRFLVQSSERGRGPSASPLAPVSLLRAEFHQHQHMHQHQHTHQHTFTPFPASLPPAAILTPPTAPPMFDKYTPKLDNPFIRHSNFFPSYPPTMPGMPPLLPHSGPFSSLQGAFQPKASNPIDVAARPGAVPHTLLQKDPRITDPFRTSVRKPGKWCAVHVQIAWQIYHHQQKMKQMQLDPHKLDMNGKLDLFSRPPAPGVFPGFPYPHDLARPLFSSTGSGHPAPSPYGPAPHPSGFLPPSHLAGKYPFSRSSSFGGLGNLSSSAFGGLGNPSLGSNSVFGTKEGPGGLPTFGSPHHDTWNRLRRTPPSFPTPPQWPKTADTERSSSANSHEREREREREREREREREREKRDASIGKEEKDKDKDSVDRSRHSNRSSPASAPVSYQISSLIRSNSQNSSDSGRHHSGSVDRVRETEKELLERHRESSTLADVKVKESRSPGKEMLERRPSEDAIKSAQRSPSPYSKAVINEQNMKMAGGPPPTLKDSERKEPPPADLLHKVKNDMKIKEERKEEQEVMVVSSEPAPQPPPQALPTPISQPANPHHHHPPLSQQHPLPSPRGSDIPAPGLHGVPMTHSLPLSMSAMPQMGSLNVLDRARMAPFMGVSPLAGRERLPHPAFPWDPLREAYRSLDLQRRMDFQLRAEQGHRFPSVYEQERAYREREAHDYSHHEHLLEVRREHERMRQQAEERERLHLREELDRARLHQLHQSPMEGHLPHMPPFMPHLGGMPYPRLSPSTGHNGPLNRTPPTAALSAPPPLVPAGSARPASPRRTTPLTSTQDPRDYSPSRNPKEVEAR